The following proteins are co-located in the Clostridiales bacterium genome:
- a CDS encoding HAD family hydrolase: MSSKKKKLILWDLDGTLMHCGADGTRALNETFHKLYGIEDAFTKAGIGHAMDSVILDRILSSNGLNMEDLENIKLLYTKNLKEILDHNVNKRILPGIKELLQFLQNSNDCFSGLLTSNLKSGAEIKLQSVGLCDYFSVGGFGDAYGEKWDAAEASIIEAEKYFGVRFDKDNIFIVGDSIYDIQCAKKIGVVSIGVATGFASYDMLKSQSPDFLYEDMSKWQEIALLHQWIKT; this comes from the coding sequence ATGAGTTCAAAAAAGAAAAAATTGATTTTATGGGACCTGGATGGTACCTTGATGCACTGTGGTGCTGACGGAACGAGAGCACTGAATGAAACCTTTCACAAGTTGTATGGAATTGAGGACGCTTTTACCAAGGCTGGAATCGGTCATGCAATGGATTCGGTCATTTTGGATCGAATCCTATCGAGTAATGGCTTGAACATGGAAGATCTTGAAAATATCAAATTACTCTATACCAAAAACCTGAAAGAAATTCTGGATCATAATGTAAATAAACGAATCTTGCCTGGAATTAAAGAGCTGCTTCAATTCCTTCAAAATAGCAATGACTGTTTCAGCGGATTATTAACGAGTAATCTTAAAAGTGGAGCGGAGATAAAACTTCAATCCGTTGGGTTATGTGATTATTTTTCAGTGGGCGGCTTCGGTGACGCATATGGAGAGAAATGGGATGCAGCAGAGGCGAGCATCATCGAAGCGGAAAAATATTTTGGAGTAAGATTTGATAAAGATAATATCTTTATCGTAGGTGACAGTATCTACGATATTCAATGCGCTAAAAAAATCGGAGTTGTCAGTATTGGCGTGGCAACGGGCTTTGCATCCTATGATATGTTGAAAAGTCAAAGTCCAGATTTTCTATATGAGGATATGAGCAAATGGCAGGAGATCGCTCTGCTTCATCAATGGATTAAGACCTAA
- a CDS encoding ATP-binding protein produces MVKLLIGHKGSGKTKSMIQLANDRVAKSEGSVVFINKNHRLMYDLKYKIRVVCMEEYEHITNSDEYIGFLYGIISSDHDIEVIFIDSILKHADVTIADLPEFLRRLDELSQKYKMEFVVSISATAEEIGDIAQQYEILN; encoded by the coding sequence GTGGTTAAGTTATTGATCGGTCATAAAGGCAGCGGTAAAACAAAGAGTATGATACAGCTGGCCAATGATCGTGTTGCAAAGAGTGAAGGCAGCGTAGTTTTTATCAATAAGAATCATAGGCTCATGTATGACTTGAAGTATAAGATCCGAGTTGTATGCATGGAGGAATATGAGCACATAACTAACAGCGATGAATATATCGGATTCCTATATGGAATTATCAGCTCAGATCATGATATAGAAGTGATTTTTATAGACAGCATATTGAAACATGCTGATGTAACAATTGCTGACCTGCCCGAATTTCTTAGACGGCTGGATGAGCTCTCCCAAAAGTACAAGATGGAGTTTGTTGTCAGCATAAGTGCGACAGCAGAAGAAATTGGAGATATTGCCCAGCAATATGAAATCCTCAATTAG
- a CDS encoding DMT family transporter, translating into MKKLVLFILISSGLFSTMEVVLKIGGNHLDSYQLTMIRFLIGGAFLFPFAFREIKKYHTVFTGKDYLHMLAMGIVCICISMIFFQFGVENSKASTAAVIFCINPMFTMLFAHFMTEEKLNRVKLAALGIGLLGILFMINPLHMDQGNTPLGVFYSVASAVTFGLYSAMARTSVKRLRGLTQTSISFLMGAAVMFPILLILRKPVVSGITTDNILLVFYIGAMVTGVGYLFYFLAMEVSNAATASIVFFMKPALAPIIAVVALHESIRFNGIIGIFLILIGSYINLKTQIAHRNGQSLPDDEVEKTYVNSVKENKI; encoded by the coding sequence ATGAAGAAATTAGTTTTATTCATATTAATTTCATCAGGACTTTTCAGTACGATGGAGGTTGTCCTGAAGATAGGCGGTAATCATCTGGATTCCTATCAGCTAACCATGATAAGATTCCTAATTGGAGGGGCCTTTCTTTTTCCTTTTGCTTTCCGAGAAATTAAAAAATATCACACAGTATTTACCGGAAAAGATTATCTGCACATGCTTGCAATGGGTATCGTCTGCATCTGCATCAGTATGATTTTCTTCCAATTTGGTGTTGAAAATTCCAAAGCTTCTACCGCAGCTGTCATCTTCTGTATCAACCCGATGTTTACAATGCTGTTCGCGCATTTTATGACCGAAGAAAAATTGAACAGGGTGAAGCTGGCAGCGCTTGGAATTGGATTGCTTGGGATTTTATTTATGATCAATCCACTTCATATGGATCAGGGAAATACACCTCTCGGCGTATTTTATAGTGTGGCTTCCGCTGTGACCTTTGGACTCTACAGTGCAATGGCCAGAACCAGCGTGAAGCGGCTGCGGGGATTGACGCAGACCAGCATCAGCTTTCTGATGGGAGCAGCGGTAATGTTTCCCATACTTCTTATTTTGAGAAAGCCCGTTGTAAGTGGTATTACCACCGATAATATTCTTTTGGTATTTTATATCGGTGCAATGGTGACGGGAGTCGGATATTTGTTTTATTTTCTAGCAATGGAAGTTTCAAACGCCGCGACTGCTTCAATTGTTTTTTTTATGAAGCCTGCGCTGGCACCGATCATTGCAGTCGTTGCACTTCATGAGAGTATTCGGTTCAATGGTATCATAGGAATTTTCTTGATTCTAATTGGATCCTATATCAATTTGAAAACGCAGATAGCTCATAGGAACGGTCAGAGTCTGCCGGACGATGAAGTAGAGAAAACATATGTGAATTCGGTAAAGGAAAACAAGATATGA
- the rlmN gene encoding 23S rRNA (adenine(2503)-C(2))-methyltransferase RlmN, protein MKTDIKSLTKKELESYLEGLGEKKFRARQIFSWIHKGVESFDQMTDLSKELREKLKADAELNQLHIVKVQNSQKDGTRKYLFGFADGNSIESVFMKYKFGNTVCISSQAGCRMKCGFCASAMNGLQRNLTAGEMTDQILEIEKDTEEKVGNIVVMGTGEPFDNYKNLSDFLINVHDKDGLFIGMRSITVSTCGLVPEMLDFAKDFPQVNLAVSLHAPNDAIRNRIMPISRRYPMAELLKACVSHIEMTGRRITFEYALIKDLNDSDGCAEELASKLRGINCHVNLIPLNRVAETGLAGSERIEAERFRQILERRSIQATVRRELGSDIDAACGQLRLKNKG, encoded by the coding sequence ATGAAAACTGATATTAAAAGCTTGACAAAAAAAGAACTTGAATCCTATCTGGAAGGGCTTGGTGAAAAAAAGTTTCGTGCTAGGCAAATCTTCAGCTGGATCCATAAAGGCGTTGAAAGTTTTGACCAAATGACAGACTTGTCCAAGGAACTGAGAGAAAAGCTAAAAGCAGATGCAGAGTTAAACCAACTTCATATTGTAAAGGTTCAGAACTCTCAAAAGGATGGCACAAGAAAATATCTTTTTGGATTTGCTGATGGAAACTCAATTGAGAGTGTGTTCATGAAATATAAATTTGGCAACACAGTTTGTATTTCCTCTCAGGCAGGCTGTCGAATGAAATGTGGTTTCTGCGCTTCCGCGATGAATGGATTGCAGCGTAATCTCACAGCCGGAGAAATGACAGATCAGATTCTTGAAATCGAAAAAGATACCGAAGAAAAGGTCGGTAATATCGTGGTGATGGGTACAGGAGAACCCTTTGATAATTATAAAAATCTGTCTGATTTTTTAATCAATGTCCATGATAAGGATGGGCTGTTCATAGGAATGAGAAGTATCACCGTATCAACTTGCGGTCTGGTGCCTGAGATGCTTGATTTTGCAAAGGATTTTCCTCAGGTTAATTTAGCAGTTTCCCTTCACGCACCCAATGATGCTATTAGAAATAGGATCATGCCCATCAGCAGGAGGTATCCAATGGCCGAATTGCTGAAAGCATGTGTCAGCCATATCGAAATGACTGGTCGGAGAATCACTTTCGAGTATGCTCTGATCAAAGATTTGAATGACAGTGATGGCTGCGCAGAGGAACTGGCATCCAAGCTGAGGGGGATCAACTGTCATGTAAACTTGATTCCCTTAAACCGTGTTGCTGAGACAGGATTGGCTGGTTCCGAGCGGATTGAGGCTGAACGGTTCCGCCAGATTCTTGAAAGACGAAGCATACAAGCTACCGTGAGAAGAGAGCTGGGCAGCGACATTGATGCCGCCTGTGGTCAACTAAGATTAAAAAATAAAGGGTAA